In the genome of Meles meles chromosome 4, mMelMel3.1 paternal haplotype, whole genome shotgun sequence, one region contains:
- the COMMD2 gene encoding COMM domain-containing protein 2, with product MLLDLSEEHKEHLAFLPQVDSTVVAEFGRIAVEFLRRGSNPKIYEGAARKLNVSSDTVQHGVEGLTYLLTESSKLMISELDFQDSVFVLGFSEELNKLLLQLYLDNRKEIRTILSELAPDLPSYHSLEWRLDVQLASRSLRQQIKPSVTVKLHLNQNGDHSTKVLQTDPATLLHLVQQLEQALEEMKTNHCRRVVRNIK from the exons ATGCTGCTGGACCTGTCGGAGGAGCATAAGGAGCACTTGGCGTTTTTGCCGCAAGTGGACAGCACGG TGGTCGCGGAATTTGGGCGGATTGCGGTGGAGTTCCTGAGGCGAGGCTCGAACCCCAAGATCTACGAAGGCGCCGCCA GAAAACTCAATGTGAGCAGTGACACTGTCCAACATGGTGTGGAAGGATTAACGTACCTCCTCACTGAAAGCTCAAAGCTTATG ATTTCTGAACTGGATTTCCAAGACTCTGTTTTTGTTCTGGGATTCTCTGAAGAGCTGAACAAATTATTGCTTCAGCTTTATCTGGACAACCGAAAAGAGATCAGAACTATTCTGAGCGAATTGGCACCAGATCTTCCAAGTTACCACAGCCTTGAATGGCGACTAGATGTACag CTTGCAAGCAGAAGCCTGAGGCAACAGATTAAACCATCAGTGACTGTAAAGCTACACCTTAATCAGAATGGAGATCACAGCACCAAAGTTCTGCAGACAGACCCAGCCACTCTGCTCCATTTGGTTCAGCAACTGGAACAAGCATTGGAGGAGATGAAAACAAACCACTGTAGGAGAGTTGTGCGCAATATCAAGTAG